One Thermodesulfobacteriota bacterium DNA window includes the following coding sequences:
- a CDS encoding MarR family winged helix-turn-helix transcriptional regulator has product MNKRIKEKNLLEDLDPKALAECRECTCFNLRKATRVVTQFYDDNMRPTGLRGTQFALLAHTQAMGPVALSKLAEVMVTDRTTLARNLEPLEKSGLVEVEDGDDRRVRIINITEEGRKKLSEAYPYWQRTQEEIKKMMGQYEWTALTSRLSVLVDRVQKK; this is encoded by the coding sequence ATGAATAAACGCATAAAAGAAAAGAATCTGTTAGAAGACCTGGATCCGAAGGCTCTGGCCGAATGCAGGGAATGCACCTGTTTTAATCTGCGTAAGGCAACGAGGGTCGTAACGCAGTTTTATGACGATAATATGAGGCCGACGGGTCTGAGGGGCACACAATTTGCACTCCTCGCTCACACGCAAGCTATGGGACCGGTTGCCTTATCCAAGCTCGCCGAGGTTATGGTGACTGACCGTACGACACTGGCCCGTAACCTCGAACCCCTCGAAAAGAGCGGTCTCGTCGAAGTTGAGGACGGCGATGACAGGCGTGTACGTATCATCAACATTACGGAGGAGGGCCGAAAGAAGCTTTCAGAGGCATATCCATACTGGCAGAGAACACAGGAAGAAATAAAAAAGATGATGGGTCAGTATGAATGGACGGCTTTGACTTCACGGTTATCCGTGCTGGTCGATCGAGTACAAAAGAAGTAA
- the coaBC gene encoding bifunctional phosphopantothenoylcysteine decarboxylase/phosphopantothenate--cysteine ligase CoaBC, whose protein sequence is MSVVKNKKIILGVTGGIAAYKSCELVRSLVREEASVQVIMTQNAMEFVTPLTLQTLSGNRVATKTFDLGWESEIGHISLADSADIIVVAPATASFIGKIASGIADTLLTNVILATLSPVILCPAMNVNMYSNRVVQENLEKLRERGFIIVEPAEGSLACGWEGKGRLPEISDIVNEIEKTLTPKDLSGERVLVTAGATREFIDSVRFISNPSSGKMGYALAKEGLMRGADVVLVSGKTNIAPPSGAKVVEVVSAGDMYESVMEYLDWSTIVIKAAAVGDYTPSERTNGKIKKDENARVLKLKNTKDILKAVGERKNGRFVVGFAAETDDLIDHAKDKLKRKNADLFIANDVSVPGAGFETDTNIVHFVYRDGKTEAMPKAAKPEIARMIFDKIIELKSSSARL, encoded by the coding sequence ATGTCTGTGGTCAAAAACAAAAAGATAATCCTGGGCGTGACCGGAGGGATAGCCGCCTACAAATCCTGCGAGCTTGTAAGAAGCCTCGTTAGGGAAGAAGCTTCCGTGCAGGTAATTATGACCCAGAACGCAATGGAGTTCGTAACCCCGCTCACGCTGCAGACCCTATCCGGGAACCGTGTCGCCACGAAGACTTTCGATCTCGGATGGGAATCCGAAATAGGGCACATAAGCCTTGCGGACAGCGCTGACATTATAGTCGTAGCGCCGGCTACCGCGAGCTTTATAGGCAAGATCGCGTCCGGCATAGCCGACACCCTACTTACGAACGTTATCCTGGCGACTCTCTCGCCGGTTATCCTGTGTCCCGCGATGAACGTAAATATGTACAGCAACCGGGTCGTGCAGGAAAACCTGGAGAAGCTCAGAGAGCGCGGGTTTATAATTGTCGAGCCCGCCGAGGGCAGCCTCGCCTGCGGGTGGGAGGGAAAGGGGCGGCTCCCCGAAATCTCCGATATAGTGAACGAGATCGAAAAGACCCTGACTCCAAAGGACCTCTCCGGCGAAAGGGTACTCGTGACAGCGGGCGCGACGAGGGAATTTATAGACTCTGTGAGATTTATCTCTAACCCGTCCAGCGGAAAAATGGGTTATGCGCTCGCAAAAGAAGGCCTCATGCGCGGAGCAGATGTTGTTCTGGTATCAGGGAAAACGAACATCGCCCCTCCCTCCGGGGCCAAAGTCGTCGAGGTGGTGAGCGCAGGCGACATGTATGAATCGGTTATGGAATACCTCGACTGGTCGACGATTGTTATAAAAGCCGCGGCAGTCGGGGATTATACGCCTTCTGAAAGAACAAACGGCAAAATCAAGAAAGACGAAAACGCCAGGGTGCTGAAGCTCAAGAACACGAAGGACATTCTGAAAGCAGTCGGCGAGAGGAAGAACGGCAGATTCGTCGTGGGGTTCGCCGCCGAAACGGACGACCTCATCGACCACGCAAAGGATAAGCTGAAAAGAAAAAACGCCGACCTGTTTATCGCGAACGATGTATCGGTCCCCGGCGCGGGTTTTGAGACGGATACGAATATCGTTCACTTCGTTTACCGCGACGGAAAAACGGAAGCGATGCCCAAGGCAGCCAAGCCTGAAATCGCAAGGATGATATTCGATAAAATAATCGAACTGAAGTCTTCTAGTGCACGCTTATAG
- a CDS encoding response regulator yields the protein MPKVLLIEDEESLRKLYTRILTAKNYTVVSASDGEDALSVLEKFRPDVIVLDIVMPNYNGVEFLKILKNDVELKSIPVVMLTALSEMRKITECLDMGAIGYITKDSTVEEIVQRLNFLIESISVH from the coding sequence ATGCCAAAAGTTCTGCTGATCGAAGACGAAGAATCATTAAGGAAACTCTATACCAGAATACTCACCGCGAAAAACTATACGGTTGTTTCGGCTTCGGACGGAGAAGACGCGCTTTCCGTATTGGAGAAGTTCAGGCCCGACGTTATTGTGCTCGATATCGTGATGCCCAACTACAACGGCGTTGAGTTCCTTAAAATACTGAAGAACGACGTTGAGCTTAAGAGCATACCGGTCGTGATGCTGACAGCACTTTCCGAAATGAGGAAAATTACGGAATGTCTCGATATGGGGGCGATCGGCTATATAACCAAAGACAGCACGGTTGAAGAGATCGTTCAGAGACTAAATTTCCTGATCGAATCTATAAGCGTGCACTAG
- a CDS encoding HU family DNA-binding protein produces MAERNPMTKSQLSNHIAELAGITKKTANEILDELAAIAYKEAKRSKQFTIPGIGKLVLSKRKARIGRNPATGAEIKIPAKKVVKFRVAKACKDAVLGE; encoded by the coding sequence ATGGCCGAGAGAAACCCGATGACAAAATCTCAGTTATCAAACCATATAGCCGAATTGGCAGGGATCACCAAGAAGACAGCAAACGAGATATTGGACGAGCTGGCTGCGATTGCTTACAAGGAAGCAAAGAGAAGCAAACAGTTCACGATCCCCGGGATAGGGAAGTTGGTGTTGTCCAAGCGTAAGGCGAGAATCGGCAGGAATCCCGCCACAGGCGCCGAGATCAAGATACCGGCTAAAAAGGTTGTGAAGTTCAGGGTGGCCAAGGCGTGTAAAGACGCTGTCTTAGGTGAATAG
- a CDS encoding ArsA family ATPase, with the protein MKRIILYTGKGGVGKTTAAAATALQSAKRGHKTLVVSTDPAHSLRDSFDIDIGPEPKKIMKDLYAQEIDVFYSVDKYWGKLTGYIQSLFNWMKVDDVLAEEFSIFPGMEEVSCFLWVYSHFKDGDYDVIIVDSAPTGETLRLLSLPDVARWWIVKVFPIERKLLKVVRPAVKVVSDMPLPEEETYSAIEDLFEKLNSIHRTFSNPEITSIRLVLNLEKMVIKETQRAYTYLNLYGYNVDTVIVNRVMPKELDHPYFNEWKEFQKNYRKEVGELFSEIPIHEAPLFSKEVLGLDALLEFGDRLFSKKDPVDIFYRGKSYEVIKERGAYTLLLKLPFVSKEEVKLHQVGEELTIQIENQRRNIFLPSFLARLNVEKANLEEGILKISFERGGGSKK; encoded by the coding sequence ATGAAAAGAATAATCTTGTATACGGGGAAAGGCGGCGTCGGGAAAACGACGGCAGCCGCAGCGACAGCGCTTCAGTCGGCCAAGAGGGGACACAAGACATTAGTCGTCTCGACAGACCCCGCCCACAGCCTGAGGGACTCGTTCGATATCGACATCGGACCGGAGCCCAAAAAAATCATGAAAGACCTTTACGCCCAGGAAATCGACGTCTTCTATTCAGTCGATAAATACTGGGGGAAACTCACGGGATATATACAATCTCTCTTCAACTGGATGAAGGTGGACGACGTACTGGCGGAAGAGTTCAGCATCTTCCCGGGAATGGAGGAGGTTTCGTGTTTCCTCTGGGTATACAGCCATTTCAAGGACGGGGACTACGACGTTATCATCGTGGACAGCGCCCCTACGGGGGAGACGCTCAGGCTCCTCTCCCTGCCTGATGTCGCGAGGTGGTGGATAGTGAAGGTCTTTCCCATCGAGAGGAAGCTCCTCAAGGTGGTAAGGCCGGCGGTGAAGGTCGTATCCGATATGCCGCTCCCCGAAGAAGAGACGTATTCCGCGATCGAGGACCTCTTCGAAAAGCTGAACTCCATACACAGGACGTTCTCAAACCCGGAGATTACGTCGATAAGGCTCGTGCTCAATCTCGAAAAGATGGTAATAAAGGAAACCCAGAGGGCATACACTTATCTCAACCTCTACGGTTACAACGTGGATACCGTTATAGTGAACAGGGTGATGCCGAAAGAGCTCGACCATCCCTATTTTAATGAATGGAAGGAGTTCCAGAAGAATTACAGGAAGGAAGTCGGGGAGCTCTTCAGCGAGATCCCGATACACGAAGCGCCTCTGTTCTCTAAGGAGGTTCTCGGCTTGGACGCGCTTCTGGAGTTCGGCGACAGGCTATTCTCAAAAAAAGACCCCGTGGATATTTTCTACAGAGGGAAATCCTACGAGGTAATCAAAGAGAGAGGAGCTTACACGCTTTTATTGAAGCTGCCCTTCGTCAGCAAGGAAGAGGTCAAGCTCCATCAGGTGGGCGAGGAGCTTACCATACAGATCGAGAACCAGAGGAGGAATATTTTCCTGCCCAGCTTCCTCGCCAGGCTGAACGTGGAGAAGGCGAACCTCGAAGAAGGGATATTGAAAATAAGCTTCGAGAGAGGCGGCGGCTCAAAAAAATAA
- a CDS encoding glycosyltransferase produces MGIELNDITIILPTRNESANIRNFLRSVPENINMVVVDASEDPTADIVSSARPDYTTVIRHPGTVTEARRIGADAATTPWLLFTDADIVFSQDYFGNVGSLGEYDLIYGPKLSLDRFRAYYKWFAYGQRLIHALGVPAASGSNCIIRREAYERSGGFDMELTCNEDSELAWRIDRMGYRSYFTSDLVVYAGDHRRLERGVIKKTLHSITRCTALYFDLIPDRLKSSDWGYWSHINTNRELQNGN; encoded by the coding sequence ATGGGAATAGAGCTGAACGATATAACCATTATCCTTCCGACGAGAAACGAATCCGCCAACATACGTAATTTTTTAAGATCAGTCCCTGAAAATATCAACATGGTAGTTGTAGATGCGAGCGAAGACCCGACAGCGGATATTGTTTCCTCTGCCCGTCCCGATTATACTACCGTGATCAGGCATCCCGGAACCGTCACCGAAGCTCGGCGGATAGGCGCCGATGCCGCAACTACCCCGTGGCTGCTCTTTACTGACGCGGATATCGTATTCTCCCAGGATTACTTCGGGAACGTCGGGAGCCTTGGAGAATACGACCTGATATACGGACCCAAGCTGTCCCTCGACCGCTTTCGCGCCTATTACAAATGGTTCGCATACGGCCAGCGTCTCATTCACGCGCTCGGCGTGCCAGCCGCCTCGGGATCGAATTGCATCATCAGGAGGGAAGCCTACGAGAGGTCGGGAGGGTTCGACATGGAGCTCACCTGCAACGAGGATTCCGAGCTCGCTTGGCGGATAGACCGCATGGGATACAGGTCTTACTTTACCTCCGATTTGGTTGTATATGCCGGAGACCACAGGCGGCTCGAAAGGGGCGTTATAAAAAAGACACTACACTCGATCACGAGATGCACGGCTTTATACTTCGACCTGATTCCCGACAGGCTCAAAAGCAGCGATTGGGGTTATTGGTCGCATATAAACACGAACCGGGAGCTGCAAAATGGGAACTGA
- a CDS encoding phosphatase PAP2 family protein codes for MGTEKKIYQQTSDPIILPLDWRDKSARIISNLFSPPLVALACILVTALATKSESSLFWILVFIALLIIPPTVFVLTLVHRGKISDFHMNIREERAQPLFAIFAYAALIFLVMYLGGAPRLMLIVTAAALLQILLVFIITLKWKISGHCTSAAGLAFLTIALYGENVIPLTLIVPMIAWSRIRLGRHTISQTLAGSFLGAATVIIILYLTNVL; via the coding sequence ATGGGAACTGAGAAAAAAATATACCAGCAGACTTCCGATCCGATAATCCTGCCGCTTGACTGGCGGGACAAGTCAGCACGTATAATTTCGAACCTGTTCAGCCCGCCGCTCGTGGCGCTTGCCTGTATTCTGGTGACCGCGCTCGCGACCAAGAGCGAATCCTCATTATTCTGGATACTGGTATTCATTGCTCTGCTGATCATCCCTCCTACAGTGTTCGTCCTTACGCTCGTACACAGGGGAAAAATAAGCGACTTCCATATGAACATCAGGGAAGAACGCGCACAGCCTCTGTTTGCTATATTCGCCTATGCGGCCCTCATCTTCCTCGTAATGTATTTGGGCGGTGCTCCCAGACTGATGCTGATAGTAACCGCGGCGGCTCTCCTTCAAATACTCCTCGTCTTCATAATCACCCTTAAATGGAAAATAAGCGGTCACTGCACCTCGGCCGCGGGACTCGCGTTTCTTACGATTGCGCTTTACGGAGAGAACGTTATACCGCTCACGCTCATAGTGCCCATGATAGCCTGGTCACGCATCAGGCTCGGCAGGCATACGATTTCACAGACCCTTGCGGGGAGTTTCCTCGGAGCGGCAACCGTAATAATCATTTTATATCTGACGAACGTCCTTTGA
- a CDS encoding glycosyltransferase translates to MKIMLVTDAWHPQVNGVVHTWSYITNIIGRDHDVAVLNPYIEGSEHLPLKLQGNIPILKNANQIVSKYYDEHLPDRVHIATEGSLGLAMRQFCRKNKINYNTSYHTRLADYGWVLYGVPTFLTWLYVRWFHRCSRKVLVTTKSIARQLGLSNCIVWGRGVDTRLFNPGDGEKTAREKTIITVARVSKDKNLDDFCRIPGYRKILVGDGPYLSTLKSRYPDVEFAGYVPHNRLKDIYTQAQVFVFPSRFDTFGLVILEAMACGLPVVAYDVPSPNDIIQNGITGYLGDSLEENVEKAFNKLSSLSRNALEYACTQSWKSIADQFVNHLM, encoded by the coding sequence ATGAAAATAATGCTCGTCACGGATGCTTGGCATCCTCAGGTAAACGGCGTAGTGCACACATGGAGTTACATCACGAACATCATCGGGAGGGACCACGACGTAGCTGTCCTGAATCCTTATATAGAAGGTTCGGAACACCTCCCGCTCAAGCTTCAGGGAAACATACCGATCCTGAAAAACGCGAATCAGATCGTCAGTAAATATTATGACGAGCACCTGCCCGACAGGGTGCATATAGCGACGGAAGGGAGCCTGGGCCTCGCCATGAGGCAGTTCTGCAGGAAAAACAAAATCAACTACAATACGTCCTACCACACGAGACTAGCTGACTACGGGTGGGTTCTTTACGGGGTTCCCACGTTCCTCACCTGGCTCTACGTGAGGTGGTTCCACAGGTGCAGCAGGAAAGTTCTCGTGACCACAAAGAGCATAGCAAGGCAGCTCGGACTAAGTAACTGCATCGTATGGGGTCGGGGGGTAGATACCAGGCTCTTCAATCCCGGAGACGGAGAAAAAACCGCTCGCGAAAAAACCATTATAACCGTGGCCAGGGTGAGCAAGGACAAAAATCTCGACGATTTCTGCAGAATACCCGGATACAGGAAGATCCTCGTGGGCGACGGACCTTATCTGAGTACCCTCAAGAGCAGATACCCCGACGTCGAATTCGCCGGGTACGTACCCCACAACAGGCTTAAGGACATATATACGCAGGCTCAGGTATTCGTATTCCCGAGTAGGTTCGATACGTTCGGACTCGTGATACTCGAGGCCATGGCCTGCGGCTTGCCGGTAGTGGCATACGATGTCCCGAGCCCGAACGACATTATTCAGAACGGGATCACGGGATACCTGGGAGACAGCCTGGAAGAGAACGTCGAGAAAGCCTTCAACAAACTGAGCTCCCTATCGCGCAATGCGCTCGAGTACGCTTGTACACAGAGCTGGAAATCGATCGCCGACCAGTTCGTAAATCATCTCATGTGA
- a CDS encoding glycosyltransferase family protein yields the protein MKVLFGIQGTGNGHISRCRELLKYLLKHAEVDVLVSGYHHEVDPGFEVKFKLPGLGFTFGKRGGIDYWHSIKNFSPYKLLSDIYNIPVDKYDLVVSDFEPITAWSSKLRGAPSVSLSHQAAFLSPNIPRPRQKNRIQELIIKWYSPSPTHIGLHFQEYDDFIFTPIIREEIRNSDVKNRGHYTVYLPSYDYSFLSGLLKKIDVRWEVFSKHHKGEPYKDSNVTVYPVNNGEFVRSLSECEGILCNAGFETPAETLYLGKKLMVIPMRRQYEQQCNAEALERLGIPVVRNLGQGFENKLCDWINSDFVFNANYKNNLPLIVERILDGTSRADALNDYIAEPDFNKNGAGGTD from the coding sequence ATGAAAGTATTATTCGGAATTCAGGGTACGGGAAACGGTCATATCTCCCGATGCAGGGAGCTGCTCAAGTACCTTCTCAAGCATGCGGAAGTCGATGTTCTCGTGAGCGGCTATCATCACGAGGTCGATCCCGGGTTCGAAGTGAAATTCAAGCTCCCGGGCCTGGGTTTCACGTTTGGGAAACGGGGCGGAATAGACTACTGGCACTCTATTAAAAACTTCAGCCCGTACAAGTTGCTCTCGGACATATATAATATACCGGTAGACAAGTATGACCTGGTAGTGAGCGATTTCGAGCCGATCACGGCATGGTCGTCGAAACTGAGGGGCGCACCCTCCGTTTCGCTGTCTCACCAGGCTGCATTCCTTTCCCCGAACATCCCGAGACCCAGACAAAAAAACCGTATACAGGAGCTCATAATCAAATGGTACTCGCCGTCTCCCACTCACATAGGACTTCATTTCCAGGAATACGACGATTTTATATTCACGCCGATAATAAGGGAGGAGATAAGAAACTCCGATGTAAAGAACAGGGGGCATTATACGGTCTACCTTCCTTCCTATGATTACAGCTTCCTCTCGGGACTGTTAAAGAAGATAGACGTCAGGTGGGAGGTGTTTTCGAAGCATCACAAGGGAGAGCCTTATAAGGACTCGAACGTCACCGTTTACCCCGTGAATAACGGCGAGTTCGTGAGAAGCCTGTCCGAGTGCGAGGGCATACTCTGCAACGCGGGGTTCGAAACCCCCGCCGAGACGCTCTACCTCGGCAAAAAACTGATGGTCATTCCCATGAGGAGACAATATGAGCAGCAGTGTAACGCCGAGGCGCTTGAGAGACTGGGTATACCTGTGGTCAGGAACCTGGGACAGGGTTTCGAAAATAAATTATGCGACTGGATAAATTCGGATTTTGTATTTAACGCGAACTACAAGAACAACCTTCCGTTAATCGTGGAGAGGATACTCGACGGCACTTCCAGGGCTGACGCGCTGAACGATTATATTGCGGAGCCGGATTTCAATAAAAACGGCGCGGGCGGGACGGACTGA
- a CDS encoding GNAT family N-acyltransferase: protein MLAKKVISLKDTVTTSNVLRKAFRWKLRQFKPKVPLYIESSRFLIKTVENSFELEKALNLRYEVFYRETLNKENFSGTDIDKFDRLCDHLIILDKKQNIVVGTYRFISSTFSDKFYSETEFSMDQIKSAPGIKLELGRACVHKDYRNGTGIALLWKGLSEYFKKINARYLFGCSSIGTTNIVEISLIYKYIKELYLSPEDFRVYPNEKHRIKELDHYLSAFDKFAIRTESIEDFIPPLLKSYLKAGSVICGEPALDKKFKCADFFTVLDLDLITKSFEKKYKAPNDQEV from the coding sequence ATGCTGGCAAAGAAAGTCATATCTTTAAAAGACACCGTAACCACATCAAACGTGCTCAGGAAAGCTTTCCGGTGGAAATTAAGACAGTTCAAACCGAAGGTGCCGCTCTACATCGAAAGCAGCAGGTTCCTAATCAAAACCGTCGAGAACAGTTTCGAGCTGGAGAAGGCGCTCAATTTAAGATACGAGGTCTTTTACAGGGAAACCCTGAATAAGGAAAATTTTTCCGGGACAGACATAGACAAGTTCGACAGGCTCTGCGATCACCTGATAATTCTCGACAAGAAACAGAATATAGTAGTGGGGACTTACAGATTCATCTCCTCGACCTTCTCCGACAAATTCTATTCCGAGACGGAATTCTCAATGGACCAGATAAAATCCGCCCCCGGCATAAAGCTCGAGCTCGGAAGGGCGTGCGTACACAAGGACTACAGAAACGGCACGGGGATAGCGCTCCTGTGGAAGGGGCTGTCGGAGTATTTCAAGAAGATAAACGCCAGGTACCTCTTCGGGTGTTCGAGCATCGGCACGACGAACATCGTCGAGATCAGCCTTATTTACAAATACATAAAAGAGCTCTACCTGTCGCCCGAAGACTTCAGGGTCTATCCCAACGAAAAACACAGGATCAAGGAGCTCGATCACTATCTGAGCGCCTTCGACAAGTTCGCCATCAGGACGGAATCGATCGAGGACTTTATCCCTCCTCTCCTCAAGAGCTATCTCAAGGCGGGATCGGTCATTTGCGGTGAACCGGCGCTCGACAAGAAGTTCAAGTGCGCCGACTTCTTCACGGTCCTTGACCTCGACCTTATAACCAAATCCTTTGAGAAGAAATACAAGGCACCTAATGATCAGGAAGTATAA
- a CDS encoding lysophospholipid acyltransferase family protein, which translates to MISDKKRKLVWSTRFASFYNSLLVKTFGINVSVTDRRNTSPRGGSNYLILSNHLSYLDIFIIFSIFPATFIASVDEVKDTFLLGKVTELSGGFFVERRNRSGLRREIESITDILRLGVNVVLFPEGTTSNGERVLPFKTPLLSMAEKGGVEILPLCIRYSRIDGEELNENNRDLVYYYGDMKFFDHFNKLLTVKSIDAELILLEKIDPDEAQSRKELASSVYGIINDTFLNGAAPDKAAAR; encoded by the coding sequence ATGATAAGCGATAAGAAAAGGAAACTCGTATGGTCGACGAGATTCGCATCTTTCTACAATTCGCTCCTCGTAAAGACGTTCGGGATCAATGTCAGTGTCACTGACCGGCGGAACACCTCCCCCCGAGGCGGAAGTAACTATCTCATACTGTCAAACCACCTATCCTACCTCGACATCTTCATCATCTTCTCGATCTTTCCAGCAACTTTCATTGCGAGCGTCGACGAAGTCAAGGACACGTTCCTCCTCGGAAAGGTGACGGAGCTGAGCGGAGGCTTTTTCGTCGAGCGGAGGAACCGCTCGGGGCTGAGGAGGGAGATCGAGTCGATCACGGACATATTAAGGCTCGGCGTGAACGTAGTGCTCTTCCCCGAAGGGACCACATCGAACGGGGAGCGGGTGCTGCCCTTTAAAACGCCCCTATTGAGCATGGCCGAGAAAGGAGGTGTCGAGATCCTGCCGCTCTGCATAAGATACAGCAGGATCGACGGGGAGGAGCTCAACGAGAACAACAGGGACCTCGTCTATTATTACGGCGACATGAAATTCTTCGATCACTTTAACAAGCTGCTGACAGTTAAATCCATAGACGCAGAATTAATACTGCTTGAAAAAATCGACCCTGATGAAGCTCAGTCGAGAAAGGAGCTTGCGAGCTCTGTATACGGCATTATCAACGACACTTTCCTCAACGGCGCGGCCCCGGATAAAGCCGCCGCGCGATGA
- a CDS encoding class I SAM-dependent RNA methyltransferase has translation MRVEIERLAYGGSGIARKEGKVYFVKGGLPRDVVDIRVTRDRGKFAEAVIETLVEPSSERVEPPCRVFHICGGCQLQNLGYEAQLREKENILGETVQRIGGIRDVRPEPIFPSPSEYGYRRRVLLSAWYSGMGWHVGYYRGMSRTNVKIDSCPVADEVINKAIARLSDVLSSIGDPRYPLDRIYLSSDGTKAYITLAPRPGSGPAPLGSLARHLRRHGETENVSVQGADETEFELSVCGLRLLTAPSLFTQSNAPVNEALVSTVVEWAELKGGETVIDLYSGAGNFSIPLATSSERVISVELSKKAVELEKRSASLNGINNIIFQNARCEEYLRDTGPGAKPVDIVVLDPPREGAKGAVEGIARLSPGKVIYVSCDPATLARDLRMLIDSGYRLQRLKPFDMFPQTYHIESLSLLVRA, from the coding sequence TTGCGCGTAGAGATAGAGAGGCTTGCATACGGCGGAAGCGGTATAGCGAGGAAAGAGGGGAAGGTCTATTTTGTAAAGGGCGGGCTCCCGCGCGACGTCGTCGATATAAGGGTTACCAGAGACAGAGGCAAATTCGCCGAAGCAGTGATCGAGACGCTGGTCGAGCCTTCCTCGGAACGGGTGGAGCCTCCGTGCCGTGTGTTTCACATCTGCGGCGGATGCCAGCTTCAAAATCTCGGTTATGAAGCGCAGCTCAGGGAGAAGGAAAACATACTCGGAGAGACCGTTCAGAGGATAGGCGGGATCAGGGATGTCCGCCCGGAGCCCATCTTCCCTTCGCCGTCCGAGTACGGATACAGGAGGCGCGTCCTGCTTTCGGCATGGTATTCCGGAATGGGCTGGCACGTCGGCTATTACCGCGGGATGAGCAGGACGAACGTAAAGATCGATTCGTGTCCGGTCGCAGACGAGGTCATAAATAAAGCGATAGCGAGGCTGTCGGACGTTCTTTCCTCTATCGGGGACCCGCGTTATCCGCTCGATAGGATATATCTGTCTTCGGACGGGACGAAGGCTTATATAACGCTTGCGCCCAGGCCGGGAAGCGGGCCCGCTCCTCTCGGTTCGCTCGCTAGGCACCTGAGAAGGCACGGGGAGACGGAAAACGTATCGGTTCAGGGAGCGGACGAGACAGAGTTCGAGTTGTCCGTTTGCGGTCTCAGGCTTCTAACCGCACCTTCTCTATTTACGCAGTCGAATGCGCCTGTCAACGAAGCTCTTGTTTCTACAGTCGTCGAGTGGGCGGAGCTGAAAGGCGGGGAGACGGTCATCGACCTCTATTCGGGCGCAGGTAATTTTTCCATACCCCTCGCGACGTCGTCAGAACGTGTTATTTCGGTTGAATTGAGTAAAAAAGCGGTTGAACTCGAGAAAAGAAGCGCGAGTCTAAACGGAATAAATAATATAATTTTTCAGAACGCCCGGTGCGAAGAGTACTTGCGAGATACCGGCCCTGGCGCTAAGCCCGTGGATATAGTCGTGCTCGACCCGCCGAGAGAGGGCGCAAAGGGAGCGGTCGAGGGGATTGCGCGACTCTCGCCCGGGAAAGTCATCTATGTATCATGCGACCCCGCCACGCTCGCGAGGGATCTGAGGATGTTGATAGATTCGGGTTATCGTCTTCAAAGATTAAAACCGTTCGATATGTTTCCTCAAACGTATCATATAGAATCCCTCTCGCTCCTCGTCAGAGCCTGA